GCTCTTCTGCGCgatccccttcgccttctccaccACCACGTTCCGCGGCAGCTCCGCCTTCTTCCTCAGCTGGCTCGGCACCTTCAAGCTCCTCCTCCTTGCCGCCGGCCGCGGGCCGCTGGACCCGTCCCTCTCCCTGCCCCACTTCGTGTTCTCCGCCTCCCTGCCCGTCAAGTTCCGGcagcccgcctccgcctccgccaaaGCGAAGGACCAAGATCCCGCTTCGGGCGGCCCGGCCAAGATCCTCGTCTCCGGCGCCGTCATCCCCTTCATCATCTACGCGTACCAGTTCAAGGACGCGATGCGCCGGTGGCAGCTCGTCCTCCTGTACACCGTGCACATCTACTTCTCCCTGGAGCTCCTGCTGGGCTCGGTGCGCGCCGTGATCCACGGCGTGCTGGGCATGGAGATGGAGCCGCAGGTGGACCGGCCGTACCTGGCTTCGTCGCTGCGGGACTTCTGGGGCCGGCGGTGGAACCTCATGGTGCCCGCCATCCTCCGGCCGTCGGTGCACGGCCCCGTGCGCGCGCGCCTCGGCGACTCGGCGGGGGTCATGGCGTCCTTCCTCGTCTCCGGGCTCATGCACGAGGTGATGTTCTACTACATCATGTGGCAGCCGCCCAGCGGCGACGTGACCGCCTTCTTCGTCCTGCACGGGGCGTGCACCGCGGCGGAGGGGTGGTGGGCGCGGCACGCCGGGTGGTGGCGCCCGCCGCGGGCGGCCGCGGTGCCGCTCACGCTGGCGTTCGTGGGCGGGACGGGGTTCTGGCTCTTCTTCCCGGCCATGATCAGGGGCGGGCTGGACGAGCTCGCGCTGCAGGAGTGCCAGGGCTTGGTGGCGGCCATGGAGCAGGCCGGCCGGTGgctcgccggcggtggcggcggcggcgccggtccCATTCTTTCCACCCGCTGACCGTGACCAGCAGAAAACATTCGCTGTGACGAGATATCGAGCGTGTGCCGTACGATTAGGATCCAAAGGGTGATAGGAGTATACTGCTTGAGATGTGGACTGGACTGTGGTAGACTTCGGATCTTGGAAGATCGTGATTGAACCCATTCATTGATCaataataattaattaaatatATTGCTATTCAGATCTTCGCTGGCTGCTACGTAGTGCTATGAACGCTGCTATACACACGATGCCACGCAGACGATTTGTGGACGATGCTAAATTCAAGCCATGTGATGCACAGCAGCAGCACTGTTCTACGGTTGGACTTGACTGTCGGCTACACATCGTGTGTGCAGTTTCGTCTGCACAGCAATTTCGTAGTGCTATCTCTACAGTCTGGCGATATTCTTTTCTGAATTAAAATTAATGATGGCGACGGAGCTGCTGAACGGTGAGttgttttccttcttcttccccggCTGACCCGTACCGTACTACTCAGCTGAGATAGAACGGCACTTGATCGTGACCGGTGAAATACGCCTTCTTGCAGCGCCAGAGATTTTCCACGGAGACCGAGGAAGGCATGCGTTCGAGAGTTCCTTTTTCAAAGGACACTAATATCCAGTGCCCGTCGGACACGGAATCTTTCACTGGAACGATGCTTTCTGATCGAACGAATTACTTGTTTCAACCGTCCTCGTGTCCGACGGAAAAGAATTATATAAGATCAGGTCTTACGAGTTAGCATGTGAGACCCATCCTAATGGATGAGATGTGACATTCATAAATGATAAAGCATCTAATCTCTCCTTCCTGATTTGAAGTGGGGCTGggatagatgctttgtgatttgtaaaTGTCACGTGTCATTCATCAGTGTGGGTCTCACATGCTAACccatgagacctggtctcatataattcttTTTCGTCGGACACGAGGATGGTTGGAACAAGCAATTCGTTCGAT
The sequence above is drawn from the Triticum aestivum cultivar Chinese Spring chromosome 7A, IWGSC CS RefSeq v2.1, whole genome shotgun sequence genome and encodes:
- the LOC123150201 gene encoding probable long-chain-alcohol O-fatty-acyltransferase 4, whose translation is MAAALMDGELGSLLKVTTAVWAAMYYARMSAAVIRPGAARLAALLPAVALFCAIPFAFSTTTFRGSSAFFLSWLGTFKLLLLAAGRGPLDPSLSLPHFVFSASLPVKFRQPASASAKAKDQDPASGGPAKILVSGAVIPFIIYAYQFKDAMRRWQLVLLYTVHIYFSLELLLGSVRAVIHGVLGMEMEPQVDRPYLASSLRDFWGRRWNLMVPAILRPSVHGPVRARLGDSAGVMASFLVSGLMHEVMFYYIMWQPPSGDVTAFFVLHGACTAAEGWWARHAGWWRPPRAAAVPLTLAFVGGTGFWLFFPAMIRGGLDELALQECQGLVAAMEQAGRWLAGGGGGGAGPILSTR